A genomic window from Paraburkholderia phytofirmans OLGA172 includes:
- a CDS encoding methyl-accepting chemotaxis protein yields the protein MSDPQEIVDLTYQVKKLAIGKISDINDINRETTFLALNALIEAARAGDAGKGFAVVANQVKHVSNRISEITGILNKELAGSLSKLTDLGDSMIERLRSHEGQRYADLALNMIDVIDRNLYERSCDVRWWATDSAIVDCVANPEASVQRYASQRLSVILGSYTVYRDLWIVDAKGTVVANGRPDTYGVVGKSVAEMASFKSAMKTRNGDDYVAADVEALAMLRGAPVATYATAIRANGDANGHALGALLIFFDWGPQASSIVKGVRLTDEEWKRTRCMIVDSAFRVIATSDDKATLGEHLKIETNGKKSGFYQALDGRMVSFAVTPGYESYRGLGWYGVIVREKPDARPATAR from the coding sequence ATGTCGGATCCACAAGAGATAGTTGATCTCACATATCAAGTGAAAAAGCTTGCCATTGGCAAGATATCGGACATTAACGACATCAACCGGGAAACGACCTTCCTGGCCCTCAACGCATTGATTGAAGCGGCGCGTGCGGGCGATGCGGGCAAGGGATTCGCGGTAGTCGCCAATCAGGTGAAGCATGTCTCCAACCGCATCTCCGAAATAACTGGAATATTGAACAAGGAGTTGGCGGGGTCGCTGTCCAAGTTGACCGACCTTGGAGATAGCATGATTGAGCGACTTCGCTCGCACGAAGGTCAGCGATACGCGGATCTTGCGTTGAATATGATTGACGTCATTGACCGTAACCTATACGAACGCTCGTGTGATGTCCGCTGGTGGGCAACGGACTCGGCGATCGTCGATTGCGTTGCGAATCCGGAGGCATCAGTTCAGCGCTATGCGTCGCAAAGACTCTCGGTAATTCTCGGTAGCTATACCGTTTATCGGGATCTATGGATCGTAGATGCGAAAGGCACCGTGGTGGCCAACGGTCGCCCAGATACATACGGAGTAGTAGGCAAGAGCGTCGCAGAGATGGCTAGCTTTAAGTCCGCCATGAAAACACGAAATGGCGACGACTACGTCGCAGCAGACGTCGAGGCACTGGCCATGTTAAGGGGTGCCCCGGTCGCGACCTATGCAACGGCAATTCGAGCGAATGGAGATGCGAACGGTCATGCACTGGGAGCGTTGCTAATATTCTTCGACTGGGGACCGCAAGCCTCCTCAATAGTGAAGGGAGTGCGCCTGACCGACGAAGAATGGAAACGAACCCGCTGCATGATCGTCGATTCGGCCTTCCGAGTCATCGCAACATCAGATGACAAAGCCACGCTAGGTGAACATCTCAAAATCGAGACTAACGGTAAGAAGAGTGGCTTTTACCAGGCTCTAGACGGGCGCATGGTCTCGTTTGCGGTAACACCCGGCTATGAGAGCTATCGCGGCCTGGGTTGGTACGGCGTAATCGTCCGCGAAAAGCCCGATGCACGGCCCGCGACCGCTCGATAG
- a CDS encoding P-II family nitrogen regulator, with protein sequence MKLITAIIKPFKLEDARAALSAAGVSGITVTEVKGFGRQKGHTELYRGAEYVVDFLPKVKIEVAVSDDIADEAIEALERAARTSKIGDGKIFVTSIEQVIRIRTGETDAAAL encoded by the coding sequence ATGAAACTAATTACCGCGATCATCAAGCCGTTCAAGCTGGAAGACGCTCGCGCTGCTTTGTCGGCTGCTGGTGTCTCCGGAATTACGGTGACGGAAGTTAAAGGATTTGGCCGTCAGAAAGGGCACACAGAGTTGTATCGCGGAGCTGAATACGTCGTCGATTTCTTGCCGAAGGTGAAGATCGAGGTTGCGGTCTCGGACGACATCGCCGACGAGGCAATCGAGGCGCTCGAACGGGCGGCACGCACCAGCAAGATCGGCGACGGCAAGATCTTCGTGACGTCAATTGAGCAGGTGATCCGGATTCGTACCGGAGAAACCGACGCTGCAGCGTTGTAA
- a CDS encoding ammonium transporter — protein MLTSAALVLFMTIPGLALFYGGMVRKKNVLATLMQSFAITCVVTIVWTVIGYSLAFTPGGSFIGGFSRILMMGMNYIKGDKATTLTVSHLAPTIPESVFFVYQMTFAIITPALITGAFADRMKFSAMLVFMTLWSIIVYSPIAHMVWEPTGWLASAGILDFAGGTVVHINAGVAGLVCCLMLGKRVGYGDEAMPPHNLILTLIGGAMLWVGWFGFNAGSAVAADGRAGFAMFATQVATAAAALAWMFAEWATKGKPSVLGIVSGAVAGLVAITPASGFVGTAGSLVIGIVAGVVCFWSATWLKHKLGYDDSLDAFGVHCVGGIVGALLTGVFAVKDIGGADGSVILQAKGVLTTLIYSGAVSFVLLKVIDMVMGIRVTEDEEREGLDVVLHGEAVE, from the coding sequence ATGCTGACTTCCGCTGCGCTCGTGCTGTTCATGACGATTCCGGGTCTGGCGCTGTTCTACGGCGGTATGGTGCGCAAGAAGAACGTGCTTGCCACGCTGATGCAGAGCTTCGCGATCACCTGCGTCGTCACGATTGTTTGGACAGTCATAGGCTATAGCTTGGCATTCACCCCCGGCGGTTCGTTCATTGGTGGCTTCTCGCGAATCCTCATGATGGGCATGAACTACATCAAGGGCGACAAGGCCACGACGCTGACCGTCAGCCATCTGGCTCCGACGATTCCGGAGTCAGTTTTCTTCGTCTATCAGATGACGTTCGCGATCATTACCCCGGCACTCATCACGGGCGCATTTGCCGACCGTATGAAGTTCTCGGCGATGCTGGTGTTCATGACGCTGTGGTCAATCATCGTCTACTCGCCGATTGCTCACATGGTCTGGGAACCTACCGGCTGGCTCGCTAGCGCGGGTATCCTCGACTTCGCCGGCGGCACGGTGGTACACATCAATGCCGGCGTTGCTGGGCTTGTCTGTTGTCTGATGCTCGGCAAACGGGTTGGTTATGGCGATGAAGCAATGCCGCCGCACAATCTGATCCTCACGTTGATTGGTGGCGCCATGTTGTGGGTAGGCTGGTTCGGCTTCAACGCGGGTTCGGCAGTGGCGGCAGACGGTCGCGCCGGCTTTGCGATGTTCGCAACCCAAGTGGCGACTGCTGCAGCCGCACTCGCGTGGATGTTCGCTGAATGGGCGACCAAGGGTAAGCCGTCGGTACTCGGTATCGTGTCGGGCGCTGTGGCAGGTCTGGTGGCGATTACACCGGCTTCGGGCTTCGTCGGTACGGCAGGTTCGCTGGTGATTGGTATTGTGGCTGGCGTGGTTTGTTTCTGGTCGGCAACGTGGCTTAAGCACAAGCTCGGCTACGACGATTCGCTCGACGCGTTTGGCGTGCACTGCGTCGGCGGTATCGTGGGCGCGCTCCTGACCGGTGTGTTCGCGGTCAAGGACATCGGCGGCGCGGACGGCAGCGTCATCCTGCAAGCCAAGGGCGTGCTGACAACGTTGATTTACAGCGGCGCCGTTAGCTTCGTCTTGCTAAAGGTCATCGACATGGTGATGGGTATCCGTGTGACCGAAGACGAAGAACGCGAAGGTTTGGATGTGGTGCTCCACGGCGAAGCTGTCGAGTGA
- a CDS encoding EAL domain-containing protein — MIKLTSTNLLEFPGGCKSSDHSFAHFGELTLTSAFQPIFSLSHRRSIGYEALLRARDGSGNIVSPLEVFERSSSIGRWNNLERGVQLMHASNFTRVATAHEWLFLNTRPDGFIVSDTYRHLVEDSLRHLHLPPERIVLEVLETPNGNLQRLIEGIASFRQRGFLIALDDFGAGHSNIDRVWQLQPDIVKLDRRVIEQAARFAHVARLLPRLISLLHEAGALVLVEGVETLQEALLAMECDADFAQGFFFARPAPGGVDRTESRMVIDNLWQSYRKHAEEKSNEQAVLLAAYATALQSAADRSNEGAEISSTCKDLLLLDGAVRCFILNAQGEQIGGDVSANGSGASSPGPSLGLIDPRGACWERRPYFKNAVEHPGVVQITKPYLSINGAHFCVTLSIAAVIRGELKILCADIDWQRAAQRDSVAA; from the coding sequence ATGATCAAATTGACATCTACCAATCTGCTGGAATTTCCTGGGGGTTGCAAATCCTCGGACCACTCCTTCGCACATTTCGGCGAGTTAACACTCACAAGCGCTTTCCAACCTATTTTCAGCCTTTCTCACCGCCGATCGATCGGGTATGAGGCTCTTCTCCGCGCGCGCGACGGTTCCGGCAATATCGTGTCTCCGCTGGAGGTATTCGAACGCTCCTCCTCCATTGGTCGTTGGAATAACCTTGAACGCGGCGTTCAGTTGATGCACGCGTCAAACTTCACGCGGGTCGCGACAGCCCACGAATGGCTTTTCCTCAACACTCGCCCTGACGGGTTTATCGTCTCCGATACTTACCGTCATCTGGTTGAAGATAGCCTGAGACATCTTCACCTGCCGCCTGAGCGCATTGTTCTCGAAGTGCTTGAGACACCAAATGGCAATTTGCAGAGGCTGATTGAAGGCATTGCGTCCTTTCGACAAAGGGGTTTCCTGATCGCTCTAGACGATTTTGGAGCCGGTCACTCAAATATCGATCGGGTTTGGCAACTTCAGCCCGACATTGTCAAGTTGGACCGCAGGGTGATAGAGCAGGCGGCTCGATTCGCACACGTTGCACGCCTACTTCCTAGATTGATATCCCTTCTTCATGAAGCTGGCGCGTTGGTATTAGTCGAAGGCGTGGAGACGCTTCAGGAGGCGCTCCTCGCGATGGAGTGCGATGCAGACTTCGCACAAGGATTCTTTTTCGCCCGTCCGGCACCGGGCGGCGTGGACAGAACCGAATCCCGAATGGTGATAGACAACCTTTGGCAGTCTTATCGAAAGCACGCTGAGGAAAAAAGCAACGAGCAGGCCGTCCTGCTGGCAGCCTACGCAACCGCGCTTCAATCGGCAGCCGACCGTTCTAATGAAGGCGCAGAAATTTCGTCTACCTGCAAGGACCTTTTGCTACTCGACGGAGCGGTACGGTGTTTCATACTGAACGCCCAAGGCGAACAGATAGGCGGCGACGTAAGCGCGAACGGTTCGGGCGCGTCCTCACCCGGCCCATCGCTCGGTTTGATTGACCCACGCGGAGCATGCTGGGAACGGCGGCCATATTTTAAGAACGCGGTCGAACATCCGGGGGTGGTCCAGATTACCAAGCCCTATCTTTCAATCAATGGCGCGCACTTTTGCGTCACTCTTTCAATTGCCGCAGTTATTCGCGGTGAGCTGAAAATCCTGTGCGCGGATATCGATTGGCAGCGGGCAGCGCAGCGAGATAGTGTTGCAGCCTGA
- a CDS encoding pirin family protein, protein MEHPANDVLEAPVTPSQMTRSAAERAISRGELNVDTPTSVSRNVVTRTTGRRHGPVTRIVSPSDIGALIKPFVFLDYFDIVPNDDSLFPIHPHSGIATITVLLSGNLRYEDTTGASGTLSAGSVEWMSAGNGVWHEGGPSGRERFRGYQIWVALPHNLENGPPCSQYLPAEGVPNVGPARIVLGQYGDSRSEIGAPPGINLLHVRLYAGQQWSYKPPVGHTVAWAHVNNGTLVASGTRLRNEFAAFTASEEPLEFVAEDDVDFIVASAIPHPHDLVLGYYSVHTSKEALSSGEAGIARIGKQLRTEGRIR, encoded by the coding sequence ATGGAACATCCTGCGAACGACGTCCTAGAGGCACCCGTTACCCCTTCCCAAATGACGCGCTCGGCCGCCGAGCGGGCTATCTCAAGAGGCGAGTTGAACGTCGATACACCCACGTCGGTATCGCGTAACGTTGTGACACGCACAACAGGACGTCGACACGGTCCTGTTACGCGGATTGTCAGCCCGTCGGACATTGGCGCACTCATCAAGCCATTCGTGTTCCTGGACTATTTCGACATAGTGCCCAACGACGACTCGCTGTTTCCGATTCACCCCCATTCGGGCATCGCGACAATTACTGTGCTTCTATCGGGAAATTTGCGATATGAAGACACGACGGGGGCATCAGGGACGCTTTCCGCCGGTAGTGTCGAATGGATGAGCGCGGGCAACGGTGTCTGGCACGAAGGGGGCCCTAGCGGGCGGGAGCGATTTAGGGGCTATCAGATTTGGGTGGCCTTGCCCCACAACCTCGAAAATGGCCCACCTTGCAGCCAATACCTGCCGGCAGAAGGCGTTCCGAATGTCGGGCCCGCACGTATTGTGCTGGGACAATACGGCGATAGCCGCAGTGAAATAGGCGCTCCGCCGGGCATAAACCTGCTGCATGTCCGCTTGTATGCAGGACAACAGTGGTCCTACAAGCCACCAGTCGGGCACACCGTCGCTTGGGCACACGTCAACAACGGCACTCTCGTCGCCTCCGGCACGCGCCTTCGAAACGAGTTTGCCGCGTTTACCGCATCAGAGGAGCCGCTGGAGTTTGTCGCGGAGGATGACGTTGATTTCATCGTTGCGTCAGCCATACCGCATCCGCATGATCTCGTGTTGGGCTACTACTCCGTACACACATCGAAGGAAGCCCTCAGCAGCGGCGAAGCTGGAATTGCAAGAATCGGCAAACAGCTGCGTACTGAGGGAAGGATCCGCTAA
- a CDS encoding LysR family transcriptional regulator, translating into MLKGISLDQLRTFISAADEGSFSAAGRKLGRAQSVVSQTLADLEAQVNVQLFDRSNRYPRLTEQGSALLAEARMVVTAMDSFTAKARSIAEGLEPELSVVVDVMYPMASLTVAVGAFREAFPDTPLRLYVEALGAVVQSVIDRVCRFGIIGSMPDIPDTVNAEKLLDVPLTTVTGPTHPLASKTGVIRMSELEQHVQLVLTDRSKLTDSKEFGVYSPLTWRLADLGAKHAFLRAGFGWGHMPLAMVQADLDSGELVQIRVENLQPHAPLLAMFAVYPKDAPPGPAGRWFLDRLKQCNSE; encoded by the coding sequence ATGCTCAAGGGCATATCCTTGGACCAACTAAGGACTTTTATCTCTGCTGCGGATGAGGGAAGTTTCTCCGCTGCCGGGCGCAAGCTCGGACGGGCTCAATCTGTCGTCAGCCAGACACTCGCCGATCTGGAAGCACAAGTCAATGTGCAGTTATTTGACAGAAGCAACCGTTATCCGCGACTGACAGAGCAGGGCTCCGCACTTCTCGCCGAAGCTCGGATGGTCGTCACTGCCATGGATAGCTTCACGGCGAAGGCACGTTCCATAGCGGAAGGTCTGGAGCCGGAGCTTTCAGTCGTCGTAGATGTTATGTATCCGATGGCGTCACTTACAGTCGCTGTCGGGGCGTTTCGGGAGGCCTTCCCGGATACTCCCCTAAGATTGTACGTGGAAGCGCTTGGTGCAGTAGTGCAGTCAGTTATAGATCGCGTTTGTAGATTTGGAATCATTGGATCTATGCCTGACATACCGGATACGGTCAATGCCGAAAAGTTGCTCGACGTGCCGCTGACGACCGTAACTGGCCCGACGCACCCATTGGCCTCAAAGACAGGCGTTATTCGTATGAGCGAGCTTGAACAGCATGTGCAGCTAGTTCTGACGGATCGCTCGAAACTGACAGATAGCAAAGAGTTCGGAGTGTACTCACCACTGACCTGGCGGCTGGCTGACCTCGGAGCGAAGCACGCATTTCTCCGAGCAGGATTCGGGTGGGGGCACATGCCGCTTGCAATGGTGCAGGCCGATCTCGATTCCGGTGAGTTGGTGCAGATTCGAGTCGAGAATCTTCAACCACATGCTCCGTTACTAGCGATGTTCGCTGTATATCCGAAGGACGCACCGCCTGGGCCCGCCGGTCGTTGGTTCCTGGATCGGCTTAAGCAGTGCAACTCCGAATAG
- a CDS encoding alpha/beta fold hydrolase, with product MTENPEIGRSILANGIKTNYHDIGTGDVTLLIHGSGPGVTAWANWQRTIPALEQQGRVVAPDMLGFGYTDRLEDGAYGLDKWVEHIFAFMDELDIESANVVGNSFGGALALAMASRKPRRVRRLVLMGSVGVTFPITDGLDAVWGYKPSLENMQEILQYFAFDRSRLTPALAEMRYQASIRPGCSEAFAQMFPAPRQRWVDAMTTPEESLRQLPHETLIVHGREDRVIPTSTSLRLHSLIPNSQLHIYSQCGHWTQIEQADRFNKLVANFLAET from the coding sequence GTGACTGAGAACCCTGAAATTGGCCGCTCAATCCTGGCCAACGGCATCAAGACGAACTATCACGACATCGGCACGGGGGACGTGACCTTATTGATTCACGGCTCTGGTCCGGGCGTGACTGCATGGGCGAACTGGCAACGAACGATTCCTGCGTTGGAGCAGCAGGGCCGCGTCGTCGCGCCAGACATGCTTGGCTTCGGTTATACGGATCGGCTGGAAGACGGTGCATACGGGCTCGACAAATGGGTCGAACACATTTTCGCCTTCATGGACGAACTGGACATTGAATCGGCGAACGTCGTTGGCAACTCGTTTGGCGGCGCACTTGCGCTCGCGATGGCGTCGCGAAAGCCACGGCGCGTCAGACGGCTCGTGTTGATGGGAAGTGTCGGTGTGACGTTTCCGATTACCGATGGTCTCGACGCCGTGTGGGGCTACAAGCCTTCGCTCGAAAACATGCAAGAGATTCTTCAGTACTTTGCTTTCGACCGCTCGCGTCTTACCCCCGCATTGGCGGAAATGCGTTACCAGGCAAGCATTCGCCCCGGCTGCAGTGAAGCGTTCGCACAGATGTTCCCGGCGCCGCGCCAACGCTGGGTTGACGCGATGACGACCCCTGAGGAAAGCCTGCGTCAATTGCCACACGAAACGTTGATTGTGCACGGTCGTGAAGACAGGGTTATCCCGACCAGCACCTCGTTGAGGCTCCACTCGCTGATCCCTAATTCGCAATTGCACATCTACAGTCAATGCGGGCACTGGACACAGATTGAGCAGGCGGACCGCTTCAACAAGCTGGTCGCCAATTTTCTGGCCGAAACGTAG
- a CDS encoding VOC family protein, whose translation MIDLLDVSYVRLGTADLDSSVRYATEVLGLQVARRSGKSVYLRSDARDHTLVYTEGNTGDQVSGFQVRTPDELANAAAVLEAAGVAIKQGSVAEAEQRSVNDFITFSDPSGNLIDLVIAPHHSGRRYFPSRDAGITGFSHIGLCTTNAKRDEAFWTTVLGARVSDRIGDAALLRIDGVHHKVALLPAPKGGVQHINHQVESIDDIMRAWYILREKNVRIRFGPGRHPTSGAMFLYFEGPDGMVFEYSSGVRILTEEEDKTHQPRQFPFEPISFCMWGSKPEGMEFHS comes from the coding sequence ATGATCGACCTCCTCGACGTTTCATACGTTCGTCTTGGCACGGCGGACCTTGACAGTTCGGTTCGTTACGCTACAGAAGTTCTCGGCCTTCAGGTAGCACGCCGTAGCGGTAAGAGTGTGTATCTTCGCTCGGATGCCAGAGACCATACGCTTGTCTACACGGAAGGGAATACTGGCGACCAGGTCAGCGGCTTTCAGGTCCGCACACCGGACGAACTCGCGAACGCCGCCGCCGTGCTCGAAGCAGCGGGTGTCGCTATCAAGCAGGGGAGCGTTGCCGAGGCCGAGCAGCGGAGCGTCAACGACTTCATCACCTTTTCCGATCCTAGCGGAAACCTCATCGACCTGGTTATTGCGCCACATCACAGCGGGCGCCGCTATTTTCCTTCGCGTGATGCGGGAATCACTGGCTTTAGCCACATCGGATTGTGTACGACCAATGCGAAGCGTGACGAAGCCTTCTGGACCACGGTGCTGGGCGCGCGAGTGAGCGACCGGATCGGTGACGCGGCTTTGCTGCGCATCGACGGAGTGCATCACAAAGTCGCACTGCTGCCGGCGCCAAAGGGCGGCGTTCAGCACATTAATCACCAGGTCGAAAGCATCGACGACATCATGCGCGCCTGGTACATCCTGCGGGAAAAGAACGTTCGGATTCGCTTTGGTCCCGGACGGCATCCGACTTCCGGCGCCATGTTCCTTTATTTCGAGGGTCCGGATGGGATGGTGTTTGAGTATTCAAGCGGCGTGCGGATTCTGACCGAGGAAGAGGATAAGACTCACCAGCCCCGCCAGTTCCCGTTTGAGCCGATCTCATTCTGCATGTGGGGCTCGAAGCCGGAAGGCATGGAGTTTCACTCGTGA
- a CDS encoding class II aldolase/adducin family protein: MNPIPPEASDAQQRLLRVASRALGRANLVHAYGHCSVRLDDEHLLVCAAMPMGLVTKEPGVVVPIRGPLPAGVLGEVCVHQQIYVRRPEVGAVVRSMPRYLMSLSAASITPIARHGPGSYFAPSVPLWRDVQLVRSASQAQGVVDTLGTSRAVVMRANGAVVVGGTLEEAVAMTWFLEDAARVEYEVRAIGAADSAVFSEEDSRQRATTAGRIIERMWDYLTVGDVEVDAGTL; the protein is encoded by the coding sequence GTGAATCCGATACCGCCAGAAGCGAGCGATGCACAGCAACGGCTGCTGCGTGTTGCCTCGCGGGCGTTGGGGCGGGCCAATCTCGTCCATGCATATGGCCACTGCAGCGTCCGGTTGGATGATGAGCACCTACTGGTATGCGCCGCCATGCCGATGGGACTGGTGACAAAGGAGCCCGGAGTTGTAGTCCCCATCCGGGGGCCGCTACCCGCCGGCGTGCTTGGCGAGGTTTGTGTGCATCAACAGATATACGTGCGACGACCTGAGGTGGGCGCTGTCGTGCGAAGTATGCCGCGTTATCTCATGAGCTTGTCGGCCGCCTCCATCACCCCTATCGCGCGCCATGGGCCAGGGTCATATTTTGCGCCGAGTGTTCCTCTCTGGAGGGACGTCCAACTCGTGCGTTCTGCGAGTCAGGCTCAGGGTGTGGTCGATACGTTAGGGACTTCCCGCGCCGTTGTAATGCGTGCGAACGGAGCCGTAGTAGTGGGTGGCACGCTTGAAGAAGCAGTCGCCATGACGTGGTTTCTGGAAGACGCGGCGCGGGTTGAGTACGAAGTGCGGGCGATAGGTGCTGCGGACAGCGCGGTTTTCAGTGAAGAGGACTCCCGCCAGCGCGCAACTACAGCCGGCCGAATCATTGAACGCATGTGGGACTACTTGACAGTGGGCGATGTTGAAGTGGATGCAGGCACCTTGTGA
- a CDS encoding fumarylacetoacetate hydrolase family protein: MNTHEIGTSAKALYQALATRKPIAPLTDSDPEMSISDAYEVQRLMMELRLRETGEHIVGKKIGITSQAVMDMLNVRQPDFGQLTSGMRFANGATIPLDGLIAPKAEGEIAFLLGRDLSGPGLTSQDILDATECVMPCFEIVDSRVRDWKIRIQDTVADNASSGAFVIGEGRVDPRSLDLAAVSMTFERNGEEIGRGLGSAALGHPLNAVTWLANQLGELGVSLRAGEIVLSGALSAMVVARAGDRMRIELQGIGSAEVAFA, translated from the coding sequence ATGAACACACACGAAATCGGCACTTCGGCAAAGGCGCTCTACCAGGCACTCGCTACCCGGAAACCCATTGCCCCGCTCACGGATTCCGATCCGGAAATGAGCATCTCGGACGCCTATGAGGTCCAGCGATTGATGATGGAACTCCGCCTTCGGGAGACTGGAGAACACATCGTTGGCAAGAAAATCGGCATTACGAGCCAGGCTGTGATGGACATGCTTAATGTGCGTCAACCTGACTTCGGCCAACTCACCTCCGGCATGCGGTTCGCAAACGGCGCGACGATTCCGCTCGATGGATTGATCGCACCAAAGGCGGAGGGCGAAATTGCTTTTCTGCTCGGGCGAGACCTTAGCGGCCCCGGACTGACGAGCCAGGACATTCTCGACGCGACCGAATGTGTCATGCCTTGCTTCGAGATTGTCGACTCAAGGGTTCGCGACTGGAAGATCCGGATTCAGGACACCGTGGCCGACAACGCATCTTCGGGCGCCTTCGTAATCGGCGAAGGACGCGTTGATCCTCGCTCACTGGATCTCGCCGCAGTCAGTATGACGTTCGAACGCAATGGCGAAGAAATCGGGCGCGGGCTGGGTTCGGCAGCACTCGGCCACCCACTGAATGCGGTGACATGGCTTGCAAACCAGCTGGGAGAACTCGGTGTTTCACTACGGGCTGGTGAGATCGTGCTGTCAGGTGCGCTCTCCGCAATGGTGGTGGCTCGAGCCGGTGATCGGATGCGAATCGAGCTGCAAGGTATTGGAAGCGCGGAGGTGGCATTCGCATAG
- a CDS encoding acetaldehyde dehydrogenase (acetylating) yields the protein MNQQDKKLKAAIIGSGNIGTDLMIKILRHGKHIEASVMVGIDAASDGLARARRLGVQTCDTGVEGLVGMAVFEDVDVVFDATSAAAHLQNEALLRRVKPGIHVIDLTPAAIGPYCVPVVNLEEHLRARNVNMVTCGGQATIPVVAAVSSVSQVHYAEIVASISSRSAGPGTRANIDEFTETTSRALETVGGARRGKAIIVLNPAEPPLLMRDTVFTLSEGGSEEQIETAITRMVERVNKYVPGYRLKQRVQFEHIPADQPINVPGIGLLSGLKTSAFLEVEGAAHYLPAYAGNLDIMTSAALATAEAMAAHLSSGGEASTKHDAVTVSTQ from the coding sequence ATGAACCAGCAAGACAAAAAGCTGAAGGCGGCCATTATCGGTTCCGGAAACATAGGGACCGACCTGATGATCAAGATCCTTCGTCACGGAAAGCACATTGAGGCAAGCGTCATGGTCGGCATCGACGCGGCTTCGGATGGACTGGCGCGTGCGCGCCGACTCGGTGTCCAGACTTGCGACACGGGAGTTGAGGGTCTCGTCGGTATGGCGGTGTTCGAAGACGTCGATGTGGTATTCGACGCGACTTCGGCTGCCGCGCATTTGCAGAATGAGGCGCTACTGCGGCGGGTGAAGCCGGGCATTCATGTGATCGACCTGACGCCAGCCGCCATCGGCCCGTACTGTGTTCCGGTCGTCAACCTGGAAGAACACCTTCGGGCGCGGAACGTGAACATGGTCACCTGTGGTGGTCAGGCGACGATTCCAGTGGTAGCAGCGGTTTCGAGCGTCTCTCAAGTCCACTATGCCGAGATCGTTGCGTCCATCTCGAGCCGTTCAGCCGGACCTGGCACGCGAGCGAACATTGACGAATTTACCGAGACTACCTCGCGCGCGCTGGAAACAGTCGGAGGCGCGCGCCGTGGGAAGGCGATTATCGTGTTGAATCCTGCAGAGCCGCCACTCTTGATGCGTGACACCGTTTTCACGCTTTCTGAAGGCGGTAGTGAGGAGCAGATTGAGACCGCGATCACTCGTATGGTTGAGCGAGTGAATAAGTACGTACCCGGCTATCGCCTGAAACAGCGCGTCCAGTTTGAACACATTCCGGCCGACCAGCCGATTAACGTCCCCGGCATCGGACTATTGAGCGGACTTAAGACTTCTGCGTTTCTCGAAGTGGAAGGCGCCGCGCACTACCTGCCAGCCTATGCCGGCAATCTGGACATCATGACCTCGGCTGCCTTGGCCACGGCAGAGGCAATGGCCGCGCACTTGAGCAGTGGCGGTGAGGCCAGCACGAAACATGACGCCGTCACGGTGAGTACGCAATGA